Below is a window of Quercus robur chromosome 6, dhQueRobu3.1, whole genome shotgun sequence DNA.
ACGCGTGAAAAGACAAAACGTGTTGGAGGCCAAGCAGTTGCAGGCACAAATGTAGTTCCACGTCCAATACCTGCAAGCCCATCAATAGGCCCCCTAACATGCACACGTACTGGTCTAAAGAGGCCATTTGCTTCACCTTGAGCAGATTCAGCAACATATACATTCCCCATGTTTCCAAGAGAAGTATTTTGATCATGCTCTTGCATGTAATATGCTGTGCTAGTGCCTCCATGTGAAAAACCATATGGCTGCCTACAATTGCATGCCATACTTGTGAGGCAGCAACTTCTGCATGTATCAGCACCAATTTCTTGTACCCTTTGGCTTAAAAGTATCTACACAATAGacatatattaaagaaaatataaatttgttaaaCAAAAGCACAGAAACAATGTGTAATCATAAATGCTTGTATCGGCAAAAGATGTCCAAACTTCCAGTGGTGGGAAATTGCAGAGTGGCATTGTAGCCACTCTGCTAGCTCCCATAGTGGTCCTCCTAAACTGAATCAGCCAACCCATACAAATTATGGCATCCtcaatttcttttgaaaatccCATACATGAGTAAATGACTAGGAGAATCACCATTGTAAAAAACTAGGTCACACCATGTTTGTGTCACATCCAAAGGGGCAACACTGTCACAGGAAGCAtggactcttcaaattccccaaTGTCATAAGCATTTTTATAAGGCACTGGgtatagaaaattaaagaacaagACCCAGAATCAGACCTGTAGCCAAAGACCGTCATTTACAGCTTTGCAAGGAAAACCCAATTCTTCAAGTTGCTTTCTCACATTTAAAAGGGCCTCAAAAGACATGTTGCTATATAAAAGACAACCCCCTTCAAATATATTAACGAATGCATCATATTCCTCCCCACGGACCCCAAAATTTCCTTTAGCATAACCCTTTAGTTGTCTCTTGCCCACAACCCTGCCACCCCATGAAAGAGAAGGCATGCCACATCTTCCCCAATCATTCATCATGAGCCCATTACTGGAAGAGTTCATTGAAGAGCAATGCCTTGATTGGTCCCTGGCATGCCAGCTATTGTTATTCAGATGGTAGCAAGAGCCTTCTTCAGATGGCCCTTCCATAGCCATTCCAGTGGTCCCCAGTCCACCTGCTCTAACACCTGTTGACACTTCAACAAAGGAGCATGAAGTTCTATATCCATCTATATCTGCCAATGAGGGACTCAATGATGAAGGCCCTTCCACGTTGCAGGGGTATCTTGGCTCCATATTCAAATGAGAGTATGCAGCCTCTTGCACCTGTTGGCTAGAATTGGAAACTCCTGTTTGACAATCAACCACACAATCTGCAAGCTCTACCAGAAGATTATGAGCAGCATCATGGCCTTCAACGTCATCTTTTAAACTCAAGTGTCCTAGTTCAGATTCCAACATTTTATTAGCGCAGCTATCCATAAAAATTTTTCCCTGTTCTTGAGGAGAATCAGAGTGACTATCCGTTCCAGTCTCAGAACCACAACTTCCTTGTTCAGAATGTTCTGCCTTGCAATGGGCAACTTTGTCAAGGAATGTGCATAATGCCAGTTCAAaccttgaaaaaaataaaaaataaaaaagctgtTATCCATCTTTAAAGAAACTCAAGCTGAGAGACACAAACCTCAGAGGTTGTCAATACCCCTTACCGTTTCTCTTCACTAGGTACCCACAATTCATCTGAGGTTAACAATGCATGCAAGGTTTGTGAAGAAAGTTTAGGAAGCACCTATGCATGACAGGAAAATGCAGATAGTAAGTTAGACTGAACCAAAACCAGAAACATTTACTAAACTATGAAGTTGCAATCCAAATCATATGAATAGATTTTCAATCATGCTTTCAGATGtggacaaagaaaaaaaaagtttttcaaataaaataggTAGAAAAGAATTCCTGCggttcaaacaaacaaaaacaaaaatgaaagttGCATAGGAGCAGATAAATGTCCTagattcctcaaaaaaaaaaaaaaaaaaaaaaatcttaaaattaaaagagtGTATCACATGATGTGAACACAAGAGATGcattctttatcaaatttcaACTTCATGTTTAATGACACTTAATGTCAGCCCAAAAGATTTTTTCAAAGACAAAGTATACTTCCTTGTCTTCCCTTCCCACATCCACCAGTTTCATATTTGTTAATATTGTCACATGTTGTCCCAAGTTAAAAGGAGACAAAAAGGAATAGCTACCCAAAACTCACATGCTGCAACAGCATGGTTATCTTTATTTAATACCTCTTTCAACTCCATGGCACCACTTTGACAAAGGTAGCCCCAGCAAGCATTTCTCACCCGCTCTCCATGTATGCCATAGTCTTGGCTCTCTGCAAAAACCTGAATTACAGGTCAATAATGTCAATAATTCAAAGAGGCTGATAGCATATAGTTGTATTAGGTAGTAAAAAGAGGCTGCATGAGCATCTTGAACCTGATATGCTAAGAAGTTGGAAGTCCATAATTCGGATATGATAAAGTCTGTGCATATTGCACACAAATCCTGCATGGAAAAACATCAACTTTTAATCAAAATGCACTgctttcaaaagaaaaggattaAAGTAGAATGATCCACCCAGAACGTGGAATCTTTGGTATGCAATGAGGATGAAAGATTCAGTACTGCCCATTATAAAGAACATACTACCTGAAGGTCAAGGAAGGAAGCAGCAGCTAGGACTCGAAATGCATTATTATCAGTAAGCTTAGGATGGTGTCCATACAGATATGCCAAAGCCGTTGCAATTGCTTCGCCATTAACATTTTTATCATCTACATGCAAGGTCACAATTGGAGCATTGGCTTCTTTCCAATGACCGTGAAGCATATTCCTACCAGAAACATGAGATGTCAGAATATGAAGTCATCAAGCGTGACTTGTAAGCATTAGCACTTAATAGaccactatatataaaataaatcagAAAAATTTCAGTAAGTGAAATTATTTTCCCCTAAATTCTCATCAATATGCAAAATGgtgcatttttcctttttactaAATTCATGAAGGGGAGGGGGGTAATGAAATACTGAATTCTTCAAAGGTGTGTGAATACTTCAGTCTTCTACTGGATGCTAATTGCCAGTACAACAAGCCATAATTCCTGGAATCATCCCACTAAATCCATTTCTTTTCTACAACCTATTTAtccttgtttcttctctttcatctaattttcttttacacCATTTCACAAGCATTACATCCAAAAACATAGTCATACTTATAGAAGCCTCCTGTACCATGGgttaattacaatttacccacCTACCTAAGGTTTGGGTCAAATTCGATTCACCAACCTACGGTTTAATAAGTTTCCACTTTCCTACctaagttttaattttgtttgttttttatacaTGTATTTAATGTATTCAGATTGTAATAagttgccaagagccttgtagctcaaggaCATTGCCTGATCTCTCTAATTAGgaggaattcaaaataaaaaaattgtaataagtTGTCTA
It encodes the following:
- the LOC126689052 gene encoding uncharacterized protein LOC126689052 isoform X1; this translates as MEPQYPKTRSYGPQMKMTIPPSHSHTHSQSQSQSQSQQQHSDNDRSSVELRALDCNLTSLCDHIQMEGFNSGSFSDIVVNAMGSTYRLHRLILSRSSYFRNMLHGHWKEANAPIVTLHVDDKNVNGEAIATALAYLYGHHPKLTDNNAFRVLAAASFLDLQDLCAICTDFIISELWTSNFLAYQVFAESQDYGIHGERVRNACWGYLCQSGAMELKEVLPKLSSQTLHALLTSDELWVPSEEKRFELALCTFLDKVAHCKAEHSEQGSCGSETGTDSHSDSPQEQGKIFMDSCANKMLESELGHLSLKDDVEGHDAAHNLLVELADCVVDCQTGVSNSSQQVQEAAYSHLNMEPRYPCNVEGPSSLSPSLADIDGYRTSCSFVEVSTGVRAGGLGTTGMAMEGPSEEGSCYHLNNNSWHARDQSRHCSSMNSSSNGLMMNDWGRCGMPSLSWGGRVVGKRQLKGYAKGNFGVRGEEYDAFVNIFEGGCLLYSNMSFEALLNVRKQLEELGFPCKAVNDGLWLQILLSQRVQEIGADTCRSCCLTSMACNCRQPYGFSHGGTSTAYYMQEHDQNTSLGNMGNVYVAESAQGEANGLFRPVRVHVRGPIDGLAGIGRGTTFVPATAWPPTRFVFSRVPFGMGNRNCQQSPANDDSEARPDHSGDLSGDGLTALVGLSQGGSNVTNVHEDQTERGYEINTQSRMSGTSVAGPSTSSIPMQMLESPENAVGVEWENADSSSISLDMKTPLSHFPPFRFGVQFEDVHRLSDGQVKHSPEVFYAGSLWKVSVQAFNDEDPQGRRTLGLFLHRRKAEIMDSHRKVHMYVDSREKVTARYQLICPSKREVMVFGSFKQTGTLLPKAPKGWGWRTALLFDELADLLQNGTLRVAAVVQLV
- the LOC126689052 gene encoding uncharacterized protein LOC126689052 isoform X2, producing the protein MHRLYHIRIMDFQLLSISESQDYGIHGERVRNACWGYLCQSGAMELKEVLPKLSSQTLHALLTSDELWVPSEEKRFELALCTFLDKVAHCKAEHSEQGSCGSETGTDSHSDSPQEQGKIFMDSCANKMLESELGHLSLKDDVEGHDAAHNLLVELADCVVDCQTGVSNSSQQVQEAAYSHLNMEPRYPCNVEGPSSLSPSLADIDGYRTSCSFVEVSTGVRAGGLGTTGMAMEGPSEEGSCYHLNNNSWHARDQSRHCSSMNSSSNGLMMNDWGRCGMPSLSWGGRVVGKRQLKGYAKGNFGVRGEEYDAFVNIFEGGCLLYSNMSFEALLNVRKQLEELGFPCKAVNDGLWLQILLSQRVQEIGADTCRSCCLTSMACNCRQPYGFSHGGTSTAYYMQEHDQNTSLGNMGNVYVAESAQGEANGLFRPVRVHVRGPIDGLAGIGRGTTFVPATAWPPTRFVFSRVPFGMGNRNCQQSPANDDSEARPDHSGDLSGDGLTALVGLSQGGSNVTNVHEDQTERGYEINTQSRMSGTSVAGPSTSSIPMQMLESPENAVGVEWENADSSSISLDMKTPLSHFPPFRFGVQFEDVHRLSDGQVKHSPEVFYAGSLWKVSVQAFNDEDPQGRRTLGLFLHRRKAEIMDSHRKVHMYVDSREKVTARYQLICPSKREVMVFGSFKQTGTLLPKAPKGWGWRTALLFDELADLLQNGTLRVAAVVQLV